One stretch of Phocoena phocoena chromosome 10, mPhoPho1.1, whole genome shotgun sequence DNA includes these proteins:
- the PCBP4 gene encoding poly(rC)-binding protein 4 isoform X1 — MSGSDAGLEEEPELSITLTLRMLMHGKEVGSIIGKKGETVKRIREQSSARITISEGSCPERITTITGSTAAVFHAVSMIAFKLDEDLCAAPANGGNVSRPPVTLRLVIPASQCGSLIGKAGTKIKEIRETTGAQVQVAGDLLPNSTERAVTVSGVPDAIILCVRQICAVILESPPKGATIPYHPSLSLGTVLLSTNQGFSVQGQYGAVTSAEVTKLQQLSGHAVPFASPSMVPGLDPGTQTSSQEFLVPNDLIGCVIGRQGSKISEIRQMSGAHIKIGNQAEGAGERHVTITGSPVSIALAQYLITACLETAKSTSGGTPGSAPTDLPAPFSPPLTALPTAPPGLLGTPYAISLSNFIGLKPVPFLALPPASPGPPPGLAAYTAKMAAANGSKKAERQKFSPY, encoded by the exons ATGAGCGGCTCAGAtgcggggctggaggaggagccaGAGCTCAGCATCACCCTCACACTGCGGATGCTGATGCATGGGAAA GAAGTGGGCAGCATAATTGGGAAG AAAGGAGAGACTGTAAAGCGAATCCGGGAACAG AGCAGCGCCCGGATCACCATCTCTGAGGGCTCCTGCCCTGAGcgcatcaccaccatcaccggATCTACAGCAGCCGTCTTCCATGCAGTCTCCATGATTGCCTTCAAGCTGGATGAG GACCTCTGCGCTGCTCCTGCAAACGGGGGGAATGTCTCCAGACCTCCAGTGACCCTGCGCCTTGTCATCCCTGCAAGCCAGTGTGGCTCGCTGATTGGGAAGGCTGGCACCAAGATCAAGGAGATCCGAGAG ACTACAGGTGCCCAGGTGCAGGTGGCAGGGGACCTGCTCCCCAACTCCACAGAGCGTGCTGTCACCGTCTCTGGGGTGCCTGATGCCATCATCTTGTGTGTGCGCCAGATCTGTGCTGTCATCCTGGAG TCCCCACCCAAAGGAGCCACTATCCCATATCATCCAAGCCTCTCCTTAGGTACTGTCCTTCTCTCCACCAACCAG GGCTTCTCCGTCCAGGGTCAGTATGGGGCTGTGACCTCAGCTGAG GTCACCAAGCTCCAGCAGCTCTCGGGCCACGCAGTCCCCTTCGCCTCACCCAGCATGGTGCCAG GACTGGATCCTGGCACACAGACCAGCTCACAGGAGTTCTTGGTTCCCAACGAC CTGATTGGCTGCGTGATTGGGCGCCAGGGCAGCAAGATCAGTGAGATCCGGCAGATGTCAGGGGCACATATCAAGATCGGGAACCAAGCAGAGGGCGCTGGTGAGCGGCACGTGACCATCACTGGTTCACCAGTGTCCATCGCCCTGGCCCAGTACCTCATCACTGCCTG TCTAGAAACGGCCAAGTCTACCTCTGGGGGGACACCCGGCTCGGCCCCCACAGACCTGCCTGCCCCCTTCTCGCCACCCCTGACGGCCCTGCCCACCGCTCCCCCAGGCCTGCTGGGCACGCCCTATGCCATCTCCCTCTCCAACTTCATCGGCCTCAAGCCTGTACCCTTCTTG
- the ABHD14B gene encoding putative protein-lysine deacylase ABHD14B: MAGVEQHEGTIQVQGQSLFFREAHPGSGQATCFSVLLLHGIRFSSETWQNLGTLHRLAQAGYWAVAIDLPGLGRSKEATAPAPVGELVPSSFLATVVDALDMGPPVVISPSLSGMYSLPFLVTPGSQIRGYVPVAPICTDKINAADYARVKTSVLIVYGDQDPMGQTSFEHLKQLPNHRVLVMEGAGHPCYLDKPEEWHTGLLDFLQELA; encoded by the exons ATGGCGGGCGTGGAGCAGCACGAGGGCACCATCCAGGTGCAGGGCCAGAGCCTCTTTTTCCGAGAGGCTCACCCGGGCAGTGGGCAGGCCACCTGCTTCTCCGTGCTGCTGTTGCATGGCATACGCTTCTCCTCCGAGACCTGGCAGAACCTGGGCACGCTGCACAGGCTGGCCCAGGCTGGCTACTGGGCTGTGGCCATTGACCTGCCAG GTCTGGGGCGATCCAAGGAAGCAACAGCCCCTGCCCCTGTTGGGGAGCTGGTCCCCAGCAGCTTTCTGGCAACTGTGGTGGATGCCTTGGATATGGGCCCCCCAGTCGTGATCAGCCCATCGTTGAGTGGCATGTACTCCCTGCCCTTCCTCGTGACCCCAGGCTCCCAGATCCGGGGCTATGTGCCAGTGGCCCCCATCTGCACTGACAAAATCAATGCTGCCGACTATGCCAGAGTGAAG ACCTCGGTTCTTATCGTATATGGAGACCAGGACCCCATGGGTCAGACCAGCTTTGAGCACCTGAAGCAGCTGCCCAACCACCGGGTGTTAGTCATGGAGGGGGCGGGGCACCCCTGTTACCTTGACAAACCCGAGGAGTGGCATACAGGGCTGCTGGATTTCCTGCAGGAGCTAGCATGA
- the ABHD14A gene encoding protein ABHD14A produces MTRSQVALLGLGLLFMLLLYVGLPGPPEQTSWLWGDPNVTILAGLTPGSSPIFYREVLPLHQARRVDVVLLHGKAFNSRTWEQLGTLQLLAQRGYRAVALDLPGFGNSAPSKEASTEAGRAQLLERVLQDLEVQNVVLVSPSLSGCYALPFLMQGHHQLHGFVPIAPASTQNYTQEQFQAVKTPTLILYGELDRVLAWESLRQLRHLPNHSVVKLRDAGHACYLHKPQDFHLVLLAFLDHLP; encoded by the exons ATGACCCGGTCCCAGGTCGCcctgctgggcctgggcctgcTGTTCATGCTGCTACTGTATGTGGGGCTGCCAGGACCCCCTGAGCAGACCTCCTGGCTCTGGGGAGACCCCAATGTCACAATCCTGGCTGGTCTCACCCCTGGCAGCTCCCCCATTTTTTACCGCGAGGTGCTCCCACTTCACCAGGCCCGCAG GGTGGATGTGGTGCTGCTCCACGGAAAGGCCTTTAACTCCCGGACATGGGAGCAGCTGGGCACACTGCAGCTGCTGGCACAGAGGGGCTACCGGGCCGTGGCCCTTGACCTCCCAG GTTTTGGGAACTCGGCACCTTCGAAGGAGGCAAGCACAGAGGCAGGGCGGGCACAGCTGTTGGAGCGAGTGCTGCAGGACCTAGAGGTGCAGAATGTCGTGCTGGTGAGCCCTTCACTGAGTGGCTGCTATGCCCTGCCCTTCCTGATGCAAGGCCACCACCAGCTGCATGGATTCGTGCCCATTGCACCTGCGTCCACCCAGAACTACACCCAAGAACAATTCCAGGCCGTGAAG ACCCCGACTCTCATCCTGTATGGGGAGCTGGACCGCGTCCTGGCTTGGGAGTCACTGCGGCAGCTCCGCCACCTGCCTAACCACTCTGTGGTGAAGCTGCGCGATGCAGGCCATGCCTGCTACCTCCACAAACCACAAGACTTCCACCTCGTCCTTCTTGCCTTCCTTGACCATCTGCCTTGA